The Cyanobacteria bacterium QS_8_64_29 genome includes a window with the following:
- a CDS encoding 5'/3'-nucleotidase SurE, which yields MRLLISNDDGIFAAGVRALANALAQTGHEVTVVCPDRERSATGHGLTLHHPIRAEPVDSVFHPAVTAWSCSGTPSDCVKFALSAVLAASPDWVLAGINQGSNLGTDVLYSGTVSAAMEGAVEGIPSMALSLASFSACDFGPAASFACRALAGDGLLAPTEATLLNVNVPPVPADDIVGVRLARQGLRRYVETFEKRVDPRGNSYYWLAGEAIEDIEQPGGSASDYPTDVSAIRDNHITVTPLQYNLTDVARLAGLAQKPWPELGRALTQSQEGWAE from the coding sequence ATGAGACTGTTAATTAGCAACGACGACGGCATTTTTGCGGCCGGCGTGCGCGCGCTTGCCAATGCCCTAGCCCAAACCGGCCATGAGGTCACCGTCGTCTGCCCGGACCGAGAGCGCTCGGCCACCGGCCACGGGCTGACGCTGCACCATCCCATTCGCGCCGAGCCCGTCGATTCAGTCTTCCATCCGGCAGTAACGGCTTGGTCGTGCTCGGGAACGCCGTCCGACTGCGTCAAATTTGCCCTCAGCGCCGTGCTGGCGGCATCGCCCGATTGGGTGCTGGCCGGGATCAATCAGGGATCCAACCTCGGCACCGACGTTTTGTACTCGGGAACTGTCTCGGCCGCGATGGAAGGAGCAGTCGAGGGCATCCCCAGCATGGCCCTTAGCCTAGCCAGCTTCAGCGCCTGCGATTTTGGCCCGGCTGCGAGCTTTGCGTGCCGCGCCCTGGCCGGAGACGGCTTGCTGGCCCCAACCGAAGCAACACTGCTCAACGTCAACGTGCCGCCCGTCCCGGCCGACGATATTGTCGGCGTTCGGCTCGCGCGCCAGGGCCTGCGCCGCTACGTTGAGACCTTTGAAAAGCGGGTCGATCCGCGCGGCAACAGCTACTACTGGCTGGCGGGCGAGGCCATTGAAGACATCGAACAGCCTGGCGGCAGCGCCAGCGACTACCCTACGGATGTCAGCGCCATTCGCGATAACCACATCACCGTAACGCCGCTGCAATACAACCTGACGGACGTAGCCCGCTTGGCCGGACTGGCCCAAAAACCCTGGCCCGAGCTGGGGCGCGCGCTAACGCAATCGCAGGAAGGCTGGGCCGAGTAG
- a CDS encoding oxidoreductase → MTDKPIGVAVVGTGFGQKIHLPGFQHHPRTQPVAVYNRELEKAKAIADSNNLPHASNDLAELLALPDVEAVSISTPPFLHYEMAQQVLQAGKHLLLEKPVTLTADEARSLYYLAAEKGVAALIDFEFRFVPPWQLLAEYLARDYVGTPRLVKVDWLTASRANPERPWNWYAQKKRGGGALGAVGSHSFDYLNWLFGGVRRLSAQLRAMVPERPDPEAGGERKPVDSDDTALLMLELADGTPCQLSISAVTYQGRGHWVEVYGDRGTLVLGSGNLNDYVHGVRFYAAPAGQPLAEVAVPERLDFTQVFSDGRLAPFIRVVDRWVQAIDQGQSLTPSLREGVYSQLLMDLTHQSSERNEWASVPNLESYLAQGR, encoded by the coding sequence ATGACAGACAAGCCCATCGGGGTGGCCGTCGTCGGGACGGGATTCGGTCAAAAAATTCACCTGCCGGGGTTCCAGCACCATCCGCGCACCCAACCCGTAGCGGTCTACAACCGCGAGCTGGAAAAGGCCAAAGCCATTGCCGACAGTAACAACCTGCCCCATGCCAGCAACGATTTGGCCGAGCTGCTCGCCCTGCCCGATGTCGAGGCAGTAAGCATCTCCACACCGCCGTTTTTGCACTACGAGATGGCCCAGCAAGTGCTGCAGGCCGGCAAGCACTTGCTGCTGGAGAAGCCGGTGACGTTAACGGCAGATGAGGCGCGTTCCCTCTACTACCTCGCGGCCGAGAAGGGCGTTGCTGCGCTGATCGACTTTGAGTTTCGCTTCGTGCCGCCGTGGCAGCTGCTGGCCGAGTACCTGGCGCGCGACTACGTTGGCACCCCGCGGCTGGTCAAAGTCGACTGGCTGACGGCTTCGCGCGCCAACCCCGAGCGTCCCTGGAACTGGTACGCGCAAAAGAAGCGGGGCGGCGGTGCCCTGGGGGCGGTGGGCTCGCACAGCTTTGATTATCTCAACTGGCTGTTTGGCGGCGTCCGGCGCCTCTCGGCCCAGTTGCGCGCCATGGTCCCCGAGCGCCCCGACCCCGAAGCCGGCGGCGAGCGCAAGCCAGTGGACTCGGACGATACCGCCCTGCTGATGTTGGAGTTGGCGGATGGGACGCCCTGCCAGCTCAGCATTAGCGCCGTGACCTACCAGGGTCGCGGTCACTGGGTGGAGGTGTACGGCGATCGCGGCACGCTGGTGCTGGGCAGCGGTAACCTCAATGATTACGTACACGGGGTCCGCTTCTACGCGGCCCCGGCCGGCCAACCGCTGGCGGAGGTTGCGGTTCCCGAGCGCTTGGACTTCACTCAGGTGTTTAGCGATGGCCGCCTGGCGCCATTCATCCGCGTGGTTGATCGCTGGGTTCAGGCCATCGATCAAGGGCAGTCCCTGACGCCGTCACTGCGGGAGGGCGTTTACTCGCAGCTGCTGATGGATCTGACCCACCAATCGAGCGAGCGCAACGAGTGGGCGTCCGTGCCCAACCTAGAAAGCTATCTGGCACAGGGGCGCTAG
- the grxC gene encoding glutaredoxin 3, with the protein MAAPVEIYTWSTCPFCLRAKALLERKGVDYTEYCIDGDEQARARMTERANGHKSLPQIFIADRHVGGCDELFELEESGQLEPMLEGSAPAS; encoded by the coding sequence ATGGCTGCACCGGTGGAGATCTATACCTGGAGTACCTGTCCGTTCTGCTTGCGGGCCAAAGCCCTGCTGGAGCGCAAGGGCGTTGACTACACCGAATACTGCATTGACGGCGACGAGCAGGCGCGCGCGCGCATGACCGAGCGCGCCAACGGCCACAAGTCTTTGCCCCAAATCTTTATTGCCGATCGGCACGTGGGCGGCTGCGACGAGCTGTTCGAGCTAGAGGAAAGCGGCCAGCTCGAGCCCATGCTGGAAGGCAGTGCCCCGGCCTCTTAA
- the gshB gene encoding glutathione synthase, whose amino-acid sequence MQLAFVIDPLATLDPSHDTSVALMEAAQAAGHGVWVTTADHLSVAGTQAWARLWPTELTPVSLADGHWEAAERWYATGESTLSSLQAMDAVLMRTDPPVTVPYLYATQILDRLDRQRTPVVNAPRGLQAANEKLYALQFGELIPETLVTQDRALVRQFVEQHGEAVLKPLDGKGGEGILVLQAGDRNFNSLLELATKQGREPIVIQTYLAAASEGDKRIILLDGEPIGALNRIPQGDEFRGNMAVGGRVARASITERDHAICAQLAPRLRADGLYLAGIDIIGGYLTEVNVTSPTGVREIDRLEGSRLGKQVVRWLEAWQQSRQ is encoded by the coding sequence GTGCAACTCGCGTTCGTTATCGATCCGCTCGCCACGCTCGATCCCAGCCACGACACCAGCGTGGCCCTAATGGAGGCGGCCCAAGCCGCCGGGCACGGCGTTTGGGTCACCACTGCCGATCACCTGAGCGTCGCAGGCACTCAAGCCTGGGCGCGGCTCTGGCCCACCGAGCTGACGCCCGTTTCGCTAGCAGACGGGCATTGGGAAGCCGCCGAGCGCTGGTACGCCACTGGCGAGAGTACCCTGAGCTCGCTCCAGGCCATGGATGCGGTGCTCATGCGCACCGATCCGCCCGTGACAGTGCCCTACCTCTACGCCACCCAGATTCTGGATCGCCTTGATCGCCAGCGGACCCCGGTGGTCAACGCGCCCCGCGGCCTGCAGGCTGCCAACGAAAAACTCTACGCCCTACAATTTGGCGAGCTCATCCCCGAGACCCTGGTCACCCAAGACCGGGCGCTCGTGCGCCAGTTTGTCGAGCAGCACGGCGAGGCCGTGCTCAAACCCCTGGATGGCAAAGGCGGCGAGGGCATTTTGGTTTTGCAGGCCGGCGATCGCAACTTCAACTCGCTGCTGGAGCTAGCGACCAAGCAAGGCCGCGAACCCATTGTGATCCAGACTTATCTAGCAGCCGCCAGCGAGGGCGACAAGCGCATCATCCTGCTCGATGGCGAGCCCATCGGCGCGCTCAACCGCATTCCCCAGGGGGACGAGTTCCGCGGCAACATGGCAGTCGGCGGTCGCGTTGCGCGGGCTAGCATCACCGAGCGCGATCACGCCATTTGCGCCCAACTAGCGCCCCGGTTGCGGGCTGACGGTCTCTACTTGGCGGGCATTGACATTATTGGCGGCTACCTCACCGAGGTCAACGTCACCAGCCCCACTGGCGTGCGCGAAATTGATCGGCTCGAGGGCAGCCGCCTGGGCAAGCAAGTGGTGCGGTGGCTCGAGGCCTGGCAGCAGTCCCGCCAATAG